The Pseudodesulfovibrio sp. S3 genome window below encodes:
- the queA gene encoding tRNA preQ1(34) S-adenosylmethionine ribosyltransferase-isomerase QueA, with protein sequence MEIPQDYLLSNYNFELPEDRIAQQPADRRDGSKLLVLGRDDGNLTEAAFTDLLDFLPDNALLVANNSRVIPARIFGAKATGGQVEFLLLTPLPLINAEKKGEWNHARAEGLLRASKGPKPGATVSFGEDFRLTAEAAGEFGRWQVQLQWQGDLKSIFDRLGHLPLPPYIKRPDNDADRERYQTTYSDASKTGSVAAPTAGLHFTPELRQRLADRGIEWAEVTLYVGYGTFSPVRCADIREHRMHAEYIEVPEETASAVRRAKSEGRPVIAVGTTSARTLEGMFKESEEISKFQGETNIFISPGYEFKVIDGILTNFHLPESSLIIMISALAGRKTILNAYAYALNNSFRFFSYGDAMLIV encoded by the coding sequence ATGGAAATACCTCAAGATTACCTCCTTTCGAATTACAATTTCGAATTGCCTGAAGACAGAATTGCCCAACAGCCCGCAGACCGTCGGGACGGATCAAAACTCCTTGTGCTTGGTCGTGATGATGGAAATCTGACCGAAGCGGCATTCACCGACTTGCTCGACTTTCTGCCGGACAACGCCTTGCTCGTTGCCAACAATTCCCGAGTCATTCCCGCCCGCATCTTCGGCGCCAAGGCCACGGGCGGACAGGTGGAATTCCTGCTGCTCACCCCGTTGCCGTTGATAAACGCGGAGAAAAAGGGAGAATGGAACCATGCCCGGGCGGAAGGGTTGCTCCGCGCATCCAAGGGCCCCAAGCCGGGCGCAACGGTCTCCTTTGGCGAAGATTTCCGTTTGACCGCAGAGGCAGCCGGTGAATTCGGCCGGTGGCAGGTTCAGCTTCAGTGGCAGGGTGATCTCAAGTCGATTTTCGACAGGTTGGGACACCTGCCGCTACCACCCTATATCAAACGTCCAGACAATGATGCCGACCGGGAACGGTATCAGACAACCTACTCGGATGCATCCAAGACCGGCTCCGTGGCTGCACCCACCGCCGGGCTGCATTTCACGCCCGAACTGCGCCAACGTCTTGCGGACAGGGGTATCGAGTGGGCCGAGGTGACCCTGTACGTGGGCTACGGCACCTTCAGCCCGGTGCGCTGCGCGGATATCCGGGAACACAGGATGCATGCCGAGTATATCGAAGTGCCTGAAGAAACAGCTTCAGCGGTCCGCAGGGCAAAATCCGAGGGCAGGCCGGTCATTGCAGTGGGCACCACCAGTGCCCGTACCCTGGAAGGCATGTTCAAGGAATCAGAAGAAATCTCTAAATTCCAGGGAGAAACGAATATATTCATCTCTCCTGGCTATGAATTCAAGGTCATTGACGGAATTTTGACAAACTTCCATTTGCCAGAATCGTCGCTGATCATTATGATCTCGGCTCTTGCTGGAAGAAAAACCATTCTGAACGCGTATGCATACGCTCTGAACAACAGTTTTCGTTTTTTCTCCTATGGTGATGCGATGCTCATTGTTTAA
- the coaBC gene encoding bifunctional phosphopantothenoylcysteine decarboxylase/phosphopantothenate--cysteine ligase CoaBC has product MQPHYAFAGFMGKRVHLGVSGSIAAYKALDLMRALQEADCIVSTTLTESCTRFIQPLSFEALGAAPVYTDMFADTPGADTAFGHLEPGQAADVMLIAPASASTMARLAFGMADDMLSCQALAFPGPKLVAPAMNPRMWNAPATQRNWALLDELGYIRIAPDSGAVACGDTGTGRLAPMEEILTATLKAISPQDLAGRNVLVTLGPTREPWDAVRFWSNPSSGTMGACMAMAAYLRGANVTVVAGPTALTFPSAISVVSVQTARQMFEACAELWPGMDMGCLTAAVADYRPVPFGNAKFKKTTSAGAGITVEFETNQDILKHLGSLKTDSQKLIGFAAETENLRDEALRKLESKNLDLIAANDISKPGSGFGVPTNQMFVLDKQGRKEVWPQLPKTEVAWRLWDHLLLD; this is encoded by the coding sequence ATGCAACCTCACTATGCCTTTGCCGGGTTTATGGGCAAGCGCGTCCACCTGGGCGTTTCCGGGTCCATTGCCGCATACAAGGCACTTGATCTCATGCGTGCGTTACAGGAGGCTGACTGCATAGTGTCGACCACTTTGACAGAGTCTTGCACCCGTTTCATACAGCCGCTTTCTTTTGAGGCATTGGGCGCCGCTCCCGTCTATACGGACATGTTCGCAGATACGCCCGGAGCAGACACTGCATTCGGCCACCTCGAACCCGGTCAGGCCGCAGACGTCATGCTCATAGCGCCTGCCTCGGCCAGCACCATGGCCAGGCTCGCATTCGGCATGGCGGACGATATGCTCTCCTGCCAGGCCCTGGCCTTTCCCGGCCCCAAGCTGGTGGCCCCGGCCATGAATCCGCGCATGTGGAATGCACCCGCCACCCAGCGGAATTGGGCCCTTCTCGACGAGCTCGGGTATATCCGCATAGCCCCGGATTCCGGTGCCGTTGCCTGTGGCGATACCGGTACAGGCCGCCTGGCACCCATGGAAGAAATCCTCACGGCCACACTCAAGGCAATATCCCCGCAGGATCTCGCCGGCAGAAACGTTCTCGTGACCCTGGGGCCGACTCGAGAGCCTTGGGATGCAGTCCGGTTCTGGTCCAATCCGTCCAGCGGCACCATGGGAGCGTGCATGGCCATGGCCGCATATTTGCGCGGAGCAAACGTTACCGTGGTGGCAGGACCTACCGCCCTGACTTTTCCTTCGGCCATATCGGTTGTCTCGGTCCAGACCGCCCGCCAGATGTTCGAGGCCTGCGCAGAACTCTGGCCCGGCATGGACATGGGTTGTCTTACAGCGGCGGTTGCCGACTACCGGCCGGTTCCGTTCGGCAATGCCAAATTCAAGAAAACCACTTCAGCCGGTGCCGGTATTACGGTTGAGTTCGAAACCAATCAGGATATCCTGAAGCACCTGGGATCGCTTAAGACCGATAGCCAAAAGCTGATCGGGTTTGCCGCTGAGACCGAAAATCTTCGTGACGAAGCTTTGAGAAAGCTTGAGAGCAAGAATCTAGATCTGATTGCGGCCAATGACATATCCAAGCCAGGAAGCGGGTTCGGCGTACCCACTAATCAGATGTTCGTTCTGGATAAGCAGGGACGAAAAGAAGTATGGCCGCAATTGCCCAAAACCGAAGTTGCGTGGAGATTATGGGATCACCTTCTGCTCGACTGA
- a CDS encoding 2-oxoacid:acceptor oxidoreductase family protein, protein MRYIDSIIAGFGGQGVMLIGNLLAYAGMKDGLNVTYIPVYGPEMRGGTANCTVVLSEEDIGSPIIHRPKSLIAMNRPSVDKFQERVEDGGIHIINSSLIDMELADTDRLKCYGVPCNDIADELGNTRMANMVAIGAFVQASGIVPLDAVIGSLENVISARYHKLIPANTKAIQAGAKHVG, encoded by the coding sequence ATGCGCTACATCGATTCCATCATCGCGGGCTTCGGCGGCCAGGGCGTCATGCTCATAGGCAACCTCCTGGCCTACGCAGGCATGAAGGACGGCCTGAACGTCACCTATATCCCGGTCTACGGCCCGGAGATGCGCGGCGGTACCGCCAACTGCACCGTGGTCCTGTCCGAAGAAGACATCGGGTCCCCGATCATCCACAGGCCCAAATCCCTGATCGCCATGAACCGCCCGTCCGTCGACAAATTCCAGGAACGCGTTGAAGACGGCGGCATCCATATCATCAACTCCTCGCTCATCGACATGGAGTTGGCCGATACCGACCGCCTGAAGTGCTACGGCGTGCCCTGCAACGACATCGCCGACGAGTTGGGCAACACCCGCATGGCCAACATGGTCGCCATCGGCGCGTTCGTACAGGCCTCCGGCATCGTCCCGCTTGACGCTGTCATCGGCTCCCTGGAGAACGTCATCTCCGCGCGCTACCACAAGCTCATCCCGGCCAACACCAAGGCCATCCAGGCAGGCGCGAAACACGTCGGCTAG
- a CDS encoding 4Fe-4S binding protein produces MSRIEVREDRCKGCLLCTTVCPVDIIVQSDRFNVSGYKVAEVPEADADKCTGCASCAQICPDVAITVYRTPKKKGDK; encoded by the coding sequence ATGTCTCGAATCGAGGTCCGGGAAGATCGGTGCAAAGGGTGCCTGCTCTGTACCACCGTCTGTCCCGTTGACATCATCGTCCAGTCTGACCGGTTTAACGTCAGCGGCTACAAGGTCGCCGAGGTACCCGAGGCCGACGCGGACAAATGTACCGGCTGCGCATCCTGCGCCCAGATATGCCCGGATGTGGCGATCACTGTGTACAGGACCCCCAAAAAGAAGGGGGATAAATAG
- a CDS encoding thiamine pyrophosphate-dependent enzyme, protein MSDMNEKLVFDRPESIIDRPTHYCPGCHHGIAHRLVGELIDEMNLAEKTLMTASIGCSVFIYNYLNVDAVEAPHGRAPAVATGVKRSRPDNFVFTYQGDGDLASIGMAEIMHAANRGEKISVVFINNTVYGMTGGQMAPTTLIGQMTTTTPGGRCQTHEGSPIRMTEIIASLGGVAFAARGSLDSVANIRKAKKYLKKAFEFQVNGTGFGFVELLSGCPTNWKMTPLQANERIQKEMIPYFPLGIFKDVSEEGGIC, encoded by the coding sequence ATGTCCGACATGAATGAAAAACTCGTATTCGACAGACCGGAAAGCATCATTGACAGACCTACGCACTATTGCCCAGGCTGCCACCACGGCATCGCGCACCGGCTCGTCGGCGAACTGATCGATGAAATGAATCTGGCGGAAAAGACCCTCATGACCGCCTCCATCGGCTGTTCGGTCTTCATCTACAACTATCTCAACGTGGACGCTGTGGAGGCACCGCATGGCCGCGCGCCTGCCGTGGCCACCGGTGTCAAACGCTCCCGGCCCGATAACTTTGTCTTCACCTACCAGGGCGACGGCGATCTTGCCTCCATCGGCATGGCCGAGATCATGCACGCCGCCAACCGGGGTGAAAAAATCAGCGTGGTCTTCATCAACAACACGGTGTACGGCATGACCGGCGGCCAGATGGCCCCGACCACCCTCATCGGCCAGATGACCACCACCACACCCGGCGGACGCTGTCAGACCCATGAAGGTTCGCCCATCCGCATGACCGAAATCATCGCCTCCCTGGGTGGCGTGGCCTTTGCCGCACGCGGCTCACTAGACAGTGTCGCCAACATCCGCAAGGCCAAAAAATACCTGAAGAAAGCCTTCGAGTTCCAGGTCAACGGCACCGGATTCGGGTTCGTCGAGCTGCTCTCGGGCTGCCCGACCAACTGGAAGATGACCCCGCTCCAGGCCAATGAGCGCATCCAGAAGGAAATGATCCCCTACTTCCCGCTCGGCATCTTCAAGGATGTGTCGGAAGAAGGAGGTATCTGCTAA
- a CDS encoding 3-methyl-2-oxobutanoate dehydrogenase subunit VorB, which yields MTKKAERIFVKGNEAIARGALAAKCKCFFGYPITPQNDIPEFMSSEMIKAGGDFVQAESEVAAANMLLGAGASGVRAMTSSSSPGMSLKQEAISYMAGSEIPAVIVNMNRGGPGLGDIGPAQGDYYQSTRGGGHGDYRHFTFGPGTVQEAYDLTIRAFDIAFEHRTPVLILGDAILGQMKEPITPWEPEDVDEEAGRDWAITGKTADREKRLVKSLFLQEGELAEQNKHLQAKYDSWIDLAEAEQFETEDAELVICAYGSIGRIAKSAVRKFRKQGKKVGLFRPITLYPYPSAELKALAEQGKRFLTIEHNLGQMLDDVRLAIRTIADSDFYPIYPGNLPTPDELEEPILKCLEGK from the coding sequence ATGACCAAGAAAGCAGAACGTATTTTCGTCAAAGGCAACGAAGCCATCGCCCGAGGCGCATTGGCCGCCAAGTGCAAGTGTTTCTTCGGCTACCCGATCACACCCCAAAACGATATCCCGGAATTCATGTCCTCGGAGATGATCAAGGCAGGTGGAGATTTCGTGCAGGCCGAATCCGAAGTGGCCGCTGCCAACATGCTGCTCGGCGCCGGAGCTTCCGGTGTCCGTGCCATGACATCTTCATCCTCGCCCGGCATGTCCCTGAAACAGGAAGCCATCTCCTACATGGCCGGGTCCGAAATTCCGGCGGTCATCGTGAACATGAACCGCGGCGGACCGGGTCTTGGCGACATCGGCCCGGCCCAGGGTGACTACTACCAGTCCACCAGAGGCGGCGGCCACGGCGATTACCGGCATTTCACCTTCGGTCCGGGTACGGTCCAGGAAGCCTACGACCTGACCATCCGTGCCTTTGACATCGCCTTTGAGCACCGCACCCCGGTCCTCATCCTGGGCGACGCCATTCTTGGCCAGATGAAAGAACCCATCACCCCATGGGAACCGGAAGACGTGGACGAAGAGGCTGGCCGCGACTGGGCCATCACCGGCAAGACCGCAGACCGCGAAAAGCGCCTCGTCAAATCGCTCTTCCTCCAGGAAGGCGAGTTGGCTGAGCAAAACAAGCATCTCCAGGCAAAATACGACAGTTGGATTGATCTGGCCGAAGCCGAACAGTTCGAGACCGAGGACGCGGAGCTTGTTATCTGCGCCTACGGTTCCATTGGCCGTATCGCCAAATCCGCGGTGCGCAAATTCCGCAAGCAAGGCAAGAAGGTCGGCCTGTTCCGGCCCATCACCCTCTATCCCTATCCTTCTGCCGAACTCAAGGCCCTGGCCGAACAGGGCAAGCGGTTCCTGACCATCGAACACAACCTGGGCCAGATGCTCGACGACGTCCGTCTCGCCATCCGCACCATAGCCGACTCGGACTTCTATCCCATCTATCCCGGCAACCTGCCCACCCCGGACGAACTCGAGGAACCGATCCTCAAATGCCTGGAGGGTAAATAA